Proteins co-encoded in one Prevotella sp. E13-27 genomic window:
- a CDS encoding DUF4859 domain-containing protein has product MLRLSTYLRKVLVAAACLFTGVSAQAQFSLAHEQYPTKGYEAIAYEFNLTEVATALGTDTATLAPAIRAYINAETPDPILLYSVVDGQDVAWTAATEADNHGFWMDATGNPVGWGDNAKFFASPDVEGDVFAFYVGQMPEKMQGGETATATLKLKFNSKEATFALTLNVIAKPEVEILAPKTILESELTSFVGETELTVTQKPRTGYDPDIIAVKLEGLANLLGITNTEVLTDAENLDAILYTTQYITDGDNAGLKKDSLTNKSTAGEAPSWWFRQIKNEDGDLTGEVSATGYNNNDCFYIESIKFDVATDTLTASLGQYPGTLKGGEKLFASLYFLYGEKAYKLKVNVNIEEVEAGNGMADYTKVGEETKEWKQEPREDYSSDAITVNVDSIAALLGVETSTLQLVALDDKDNFASSTANNGGWWFTRNGDVTSWGDNADFFIEPAETSKYGTLNLGHFPDHLKVGDEGNITLYFIGGQNYYQYNLHITIAEAEKKEYNFESVATRNFILQQLLDNNFTMNDLGTISGEDLEALIGTASPVLYGLNVDSIAAVEGQYTKKWSCDPKPGFWLSKEGFRTTWGNSCYMGIVYADGKFRGCQMPSQPAVGDVFKSTLFLVNEETEKMITFKFQISFVETLEQKEVVGTENIVLPVSTNEAGFEIDLSKAATALSTEAAPVTVADLLNSDNYYLRGMKDGAYGEGQNCTTGLAFGLDGGYDGYGDIYIYIDEDGTKQVINVGANNAVAEDFSVDAQFCFEVNNRQYVYAVKFVSPQVYETGIATVNTAKTDGAIYDLQGRRVVNAQRGLYIIDGKKMVK; this is encoded by the coding sequence ATGTTAAGACTTTCTACTTATTTAAGAAAAGTGCTCGTTGCGGCAGCATGTCTGTTTACAGGCGTGAGCGCACAGGCACAGTTCAGTCTGGCTCATGAGCAGTATCCCACAAAGGGTTATGAGGCTATTGCCTACGAGTTCAACTTAACAGAAGTAGCTACGGCACTTGGCACTGACACCGCAACGCTGGCTCCGGCCATCCGCGCTTACATCAATGCTGAAACCCCCGATCCCATTCTGCTCTATTCTGTGGTAGATGGCCAGGATGTGGCTTGGACTGCTGCTACTGAGGCCGACAACCACGGCTTCTGGATGGACGCTACAGGTAACCCTGTTGGCTGGGGCGACAACGCAAAGTTCTTTGCAAGTCCTGATGTGGAAGGCGATGTCTTCGCTTTTTATGTTGGTCAGATGCCAGAGAAGATGCAGGGCGGTGAAACAGCTACTGCTACCCTGAAGTTGAAGTTCAACAGCAAGGAGGCAACATTCGCTCTGACTCTCAACGTCATTGCTAAGCCCGAGGTAGAGATTCTTGCTCCTAAGACGATCTTGGAGAGCGAGCTGACAAGCTTCGTGGGTGAGACTGAGCTCACCGTCACACAGAAGCCTCGCACCGGCTATGATCCAGACATCATTGCTGTGAAGCTCGAAGGTCTGGCTAACCTGCTGGGTATCACCAACACCGAAGTGCTGACCGATGCCGAGAATTTGGATGCCATTCTGTACACCACTCAGTATATCACTGACGGTGACAACGCTGGTTTGAAGAAGGACTCTCTGACCAACAAGAGTACTGCCGGCGAAGCTCCCAGCTGGTGGTTCCGCCAAATCAAGAACGAAGACGGTGATCTAACTGGTGAAGTATCTGCTACAGGTTACAACAATAATGACTGCTTCTATATTGAAAGTATTAAGTTTGACGTAGCAACCGACACACTAACAGCTAGCTTAGGTCAGTATCCCGGTACACTGAAGGGTGGCGAGAAGCTTTTTGCAAGCCTCTATTTCCTCTATGGCGAGAAAGCCTATAAGCTAAAGGTTAACGTTAACATCGAGGAAGTGGAAGCCGGTAACGGTATGGCCGACTACACAAAGGTAGGCGAGGAGACAAAGGAATGGAAACAGGAGCCACGCGAAGACTACTCCTCTGACGCTATCACAGTAAATGTCGATTCTATAGCCGCCCTGTTAGGCGTTGAAACTTCTACACTCCAGCTCGTTGCCCTTGACGACAAGGATAATTTCGCCAGCTCTACAGCCAATAATGGTGGCTGGTGGTTCACAAGAAATGGCGATGTGACTTCATGGGGCGACAATGCCGACTTCTTCATTGAGCCTGCAGAGACCAGCAAGTATGGCACACTGAACCTCGGCCATTTTCCTGACCACCTGAAGGTGGGCGACGAAGGTAACATCACCCTCTATTTCATCGGTGGTCAGAACTACTACCAGTACAACCTCCACATCACTATCGCAGAGGCTGAGAAGAAAGAATACAACTTCGAGAGCGTTGCTACACGTAACTTCATTTTGCAGCAGCTGCTCGACAACAACTTTACGATGAACGATCTCGGCACCATCAGCGGCGAAGACCTCGAGGCCCTCATCGGCACGGCCAGCCCTGTGCTTTATGGTTTGAACGTCGATTCAATCGCTGCCGTTGAAGGTCAGTACACCAAGAAGTGGAGCTGCGACCCGAAGCCTGGCTTCTGGCTGTCTAAGGAAGGCTTCCGCACCACATGGGGCAACAGCTGCTACATGGGAATCGTATATGCCGATGGTAAGTTCCGTGGTTGTCAGATGCCTAGCCAGCCTGCCGTGGGCGATGTATTCAAGAGCACACTGTTCCTCGTGAACGAAGAGACTGAGAAGATGATCACCTTCAAGTTCCAGATTAGCTTCGTGGAGACACTCGAACAGAAGGAAGTAGTTGGCACAGAGAACATCGTTCTGCCTGTAAGCACCAATGAAGCTGGCTTCGAGATAGACCTTTCAAAGGCTGCTACTGCACTCAGCACCGAGGCTGCTCCTGTCACTGTTGCCGACCTGCTCAACAGCGACAACTACTACCTCCGCGGCATGAAGGACGGCGCTTACGGCGAGGGTCAGAACTGCACTACCGGACTCGCCTTCGGTCTTGACGGCGGTTACGACGGCTATGGCGACATCTACATCTATATTGATGAAGATGGTACAAAACAAGTCATCAATGTTGGTGCCAACAATGCTGTTGCTGAAGACTTCAGCGTTGACGCTCAGTTCTGCTTCGAGGTGAACAACCGCCAGTATGTATATGCTGTGAAGTTCGTTTCACCACAGGTCTATGAGACTGGCATCGCTACAGTGAATACTGCAAAAACTGATGGTGCAATCTATGACCTGCAGGGTCGCCGCGTAGTAAACGCTCAGCGTGGTCTCTACATCATCGATGGAAAGAAGATGGTGAAATAA
- a CDS encoding fasciclin domain-containing protein — MRKIKHYGLVIALSLTLGEVGTLTSCSEKDELMDEPSWLGNSIYDWLKDQGNYSYTMRLIDDLGQKQVLSQTGSKTLFVANDDVYNQFFQQNDWKVSGYDQLTDAQKKLLFNSSMVNNAYLIELLSSVSGPKPLKGQCMRRPTAASVFDSVSTMKPAEMPQTIFWKELRDAGQPIILLRDNTTKPMIHFLPVFMQNNKITDEDLAILTNGVSTSASDSWVNGKKLTDIDITCKNGYIHKVDGLPTAADNMAEIVHKHQNMSRFASLMDRFSAPYYDDGATKEYNALNNTQEKVYTLKYFSQTSNTKEYPGSEGGALDKDPSGQTVEATLAFDPGWNQYMYINTAGRDLHYDCGALLVPSNDALDYWWNHDGKALQDMYGSWENVPMNVLVKLLDINFIRSFIETVPSKFKNILDNTNKVPIGITRNHVDSCFMGCNGVVYLLNRVFTPSAYSSVSFPALVNENTMKVISKAIEKLEFEPYLNSMDSYYSFIIPSNTALLTYVDPCTYGSTTSVLYEFFWDEQKKALGAHRFLYDLATETKVEGDLADASDEQVRNRLNDILDNLIIVDSLKPEQKYYRTKGGSTLKIENVDKEGTMTVSAGLQIEQGKSVTVNTIYDMTKTGNGKSYVVDNMPLGSRKSLYAMLKEQSDTLFYHFYAKGDSANTLTKSMLGKSRGCLDYNCSLFDRYDYTAYMPTDASIKPYVDAGLLPTWNDFYKVKAELEAMEGFNASTAKGRTKRFKVLDIISSRIMNFVKYHIQDNSIYVGGKPVSGVKYETSALNPTNKRFFSVTVTADATQLTIEDQLGNKSHVITSGSHNLMGREYWIDNPGSDGYGENIYNASDVVLHTVDAPLFFEDLNKKGTWRAEVDAKIAELKDQN, encoded by the coding sequence ATGAGGAAAATTAAGCACTACGGCTTAGTGATCGCGCTTAGTCTTACTTTGGGAGAGGTGGGGACGCTCACTTCCTGCTCGGAGAAAGACGAGCTGATGGACGAACCGTCGTGGCTGGGTAACAGCATCTACGACTGGCTGAAAGATCAGGGCAACTACAGCTACACCATGCGGCTTATTGATGACCTGGGACAGAAGCAGGTGCTCAGTCAGACGGGTTCGAAGACCCTCTTCGTGGCCAACGACGATGTCTATAACCAGTTCTTCCAGCAGAACGACTGGAAAGTGAGCGGCTATGATCAGCTGACCGATGCTCAGAAGAAACTGCTCTTCAACAGCAGTATGGTTAATAACGCCTACCTCATTGAGCTGCTCAGCAGCGTCAGTGGTCCGAAGCCGTTGAAGGGACAGTGTATGCGCCGTCCGACGGCAGCCTCTGTCTTCGACTCGGTGTCAACGATGAAACCGGCTGAGATGCCGCAGACGATTTTCTGGAAGGAGCTGCGTGATGCCGGACAGCCAATCATTCTGCTGCGTGACAACACCACGAAGCCAATGATTCACTTCCTGCCAGTGTTCATGCAGAACAATAAGATTACAGATGAGGACTTGGCTATTCTCACCAATGGCGTGTCAACATCGGCAAGTGACTCATGGGTGAACGGCAAGAAACTGACAGATATCGACATCACATGTAAGAACGGCTATATACACAAGGTTGACGGACTGCCTACAGCAGCCGACAACATGGCGGAGATAGTGCACAAGCACCAAAATATGTCGCGCTTTGCATCGTTGATGGATCGCTTCTCGGCTCCTTACTATGACGATGGCGCCACAAAGGAATATAATGCGCTGAACAATACTCAGGAGAAGGTTTATACGCTGAAATATTTCTCGCAGACAAGCAACACAAAAGAATATCCTGGCTCGGAAGGTGGGGCACTGGACAAAGACCCCAGCGGACAGACCGTTGAGGCAACGCTGGCCTTCGACCCGGGCTGGAACCAGTATATGTACATTAATACAGCCGGTCGCGACCTCCACTATGACTGTGGCGCTCTGCTCGTTCCCTCGAACGACGCACTTGACTACTGGTGGAATCACGACGGAAAGGCATTGCAGGACATGTATGGATCTTGGGAGAACGTGCCTATGAACGTGCTCGTGAAGCTGCTTGACATCAACTTCATACGCTCATTCATTGAGACCGTGCCATCAAAGTTCAAGAACATCCTGGACAACACGAACAAGGTACCAATCGGCATCACCCGTAATCATGTGGACTCATGCTTCATGGGATGCAACGGTGTGGTCTATCTGCTGAATCGCGTGTTCACACCATCGGCCTACTCCAGTGTGTCGTTTCCTGCACTGGTCAACGAGAACACGATGAAGGTTATATCGAAAGCTATAGAGAAACTGGAGTTTGAACCATATCTTAACTCTATGGACTCTTATTATAGCTTCATAATCCCGTCTAACACCGCACTGCTCACCTATGTGGACCCCTGCACCTATGGCAGCACAACGAGTGTGCTCTATGAATTCTTCTGGGATGAACAGAAGAAGGCACTCGGTGCACACCGCTTCCTCTACGACCTGGCCACAGAGACAAAGGTGGAAGGTGACCTCGCCGATGCTTCTGACGAACAGGTGAGAAACCGTCTCAATGATATTCTTGATAACCTGATCATCGTTGACTCACTGAAGCCAGAGCAGAAATACTACCGCACAAAGGGTGGCAGCACACTGAAGATTGAGAATGTGGATAAGGAAGGCACGATGACCGTCAGCGCCGGACTGCAGATAGAACAGGGCAAGAGCGTCACAGTGAACACCATCTATGACATGACCAAGACAGGTAATGGTAAGAGCTATGTCGTTGACAATATGCCACTCGGCAGCCGCAAGTCACTCTATGCCATGTTGAAGGAACAGAGCGACACGCTGTTCTATCACTTTTATGCCAAGGGTGACAGCGCCAACACGCTCACCAAAAGCATGCTCGGAAAGAGCAGAGGCTGTCTGGACTATAACTGCTCGCTCTTCGACCGCTATGACTATACTGCCTATATGCCTACAGATGCCAGCATCAAGCCATACGTAGATGCTGGTCTGCTGCCCACATGGAACGACTTTTATAAGGTGAAGGCAGAGCTGGAGGCAATGGAAGGCTTCAACGCCTCTACTGCCAAGGGAAGGACAAAGCGCTTCAAGGTGCTTGACATCATCTCGAGTCGCATCATGAACTTCGTGAAGTACCACATACAGGATAACTCTATCTATGTGGGCGGAAAGCCTGTCAGCGGTGTGAAGTATGAGACATCGGCTCTTAACCCTACTAACAAACGCTTCTTCAGCGTCACCGTCACGGCAGATGCTACACAACTCACCATTGAGGACCAGTTGGGCAACAAGAGTCATGTAATCACTAGTGGCAGTCACAACCTAATGGGACGTGAGTACTGGATTGACAATCCTGGTAGCGACGGCTACGGTGAGAATATCTATAATGCCAGCGACGTGGTGCTCCACACCGTCGATGCTCCACTGTTCTTCGAAGACCTCAATAAGAAAGGAACATGGAGAGCCGAGGTGGATGCAAAGATTGCAGAGCTGAAGGATCAAAATTAA
- a CDS encoding SusC/RagA family TonB-linked outer membrane protein: MKIMSRLLFIIFALAFSIGASAQIKNVHGYVGDNFGELMGASVCEVDASGRIIEATVTDMNGNFSMQIRNPKNKLRFSYVGCKTKTLPIDRETYRIKMESQTTLKEVTVTSKKRLNSGGLAIPDREISYATQTIDMKEFEGLGVTTVDEALQGRIAGLDIIANSGNLGAGTTMRLRGASSISTLTNSNPLIVVNGNTWNVDMNNFDVSNANDEQFAQLLNVNPEDIASITVLKDAAATAIYGSQGANGVIEITTKRGSRGNPKITYSLRLTGTYQPKGYEMLSGDDYTMLLKESYFNPQQSDAASNIRELNYDPTFSEYEQYNNNTDWVDAVTQFGLRQNHYLSVTGGGEKATFRISGGYDHETGSVIEQKQDRFSTRVALDYYVSDRIKISTNFALTYTDTKRNYDDLLAIAYKKMPNMGIYEQYPVGHPMQGQDTNKYYTMLQSGNSVFDGDQKGYVNPVASAKLAKFDDRTYDITPELEMEYNLLGMDDEHTRLKWNGRVYMNIFNEYVDKFYPKELKTVSWNNGVNDAHTASTKSVAFNTKQTLTFIPHFSNRDHSLMAMGRFELTSGSSNGQGTDATKLPSGGITNPVGGGRVTGMSSNFSEWRSMYYTFSTHYAYKSRYMFDFSLRADGTTKFGPDRQWGYFPAVSLRWNIVDESFMKWADKWLSMLSIRPSWGRVGNQPNRDYLYESIYSSDTKYINMGAMKPDNIRLTNLRWETTTTWDVGLDLGLFNDRINLTAEWYHSTRRDMLMPDVSIPSSVGYYTLAYRNVGSMRNIGWELNLNTDKLIKKGKFFADVNFTFGNNSNEIIELDQTVLNSLNSEFHYDNREVLQRVQLHNPFGAIYGFRFKGVYQYQFDTFVNMTPEQRLDFVKQGHTAPFVLSETGEIVVDEENKPVRMMYNYSHDGTGKNYEFQGGDAIYEDVNHDGQINALDIVYLGSSLPKLTGGFGVTLNYGRWKLNTQFNYRVGNKILNMARLDTEAMTSNNNQSKTVNWRWRKEGNETSIPRAMYGASTNYNSLVSDRYVEDGSFIRLNYMQLSYNFDPKIIKRVLGINRLSMYASANNLFVITKYKGVDPEVGYGGYGAAVDGGQTPRAKSYTLGVTVDF, translated from the coding sequence ATGAAGATAATGTCACGTTTACTGTTTATCATTTTTGCATTGGCATTCAGCATAGGTGCATCTGCTCAGATAAAGAACGTCCACGGCTATGTGGGTGATAACTTTGGTGAGCTGATGGGTGCTTCCGTATGTGAGGTGGATGCCAGCGGCCGTATCATAGAAGCTACCGTAACCGACATGAATGGTAACTTCTCCATGCAGATACGCAACCCGAAGAACAAGCTGCGCTTTAGCTATGTAGGCTGCAAGACGAAGACGCTACCAATTGATCGCGAGACCTATCGCATCAAGATGGAGTCGCAAACCACTCTGAAAGAGGTCACCGTGACCTCAAAGAAGCGTCTGAACAGCGGCGGTCTTGCCATTCCTGATCGTGAGATATCATACGCCACACAGACCATAGACATGAAAGAGTTTGAGGGTCTGGGCGTAACTACTGTTGATGAAGCCCTGCAAGGACGTATCGCTGGTCTGGATATCATTGCTAACTCCGGTAACCTGGGTGCGGGAACAACCATGCGTCTGCGTGGTGCCTCGTCAATCTCAACGCTAACTAACTCTAACCCGCTCATCGTGGTCAACGGCAACACATGGAACGTAGATATGAATAACTTTGACGTCTCGAATGCCAACGACGAGCAGTTCGCACAGTTGCTGAACGTCAATCCTGAAGACATAGCCTCTATCACTGTGCTGAAGGATGCTGCTGCTACGGCCATCTATGGCTCGCAGGGTGCCAACGGTGTCATCGAGATTACTACAAAGCGCGGCTCACGCGGCAATCCGAAGATTACTTACTCACTGCGACTGACAGGCACCTATCAGCCTAAGGGTTACGAGATGCTCAGCGGTGACGACTATACCATGCTGCTCAAAGAGAGCTACTTCAACCCGCAGCAGAGTGATGCCGCATCGAACATACGTGAGCTGAATTACGACCCGACGTTCTCGGAGTATGAGCAGTATAACAACAACACAGACTGGGTGGATGCCGTGACGCAGTTCGGTCTGCGCCAGAACCACTACCTCTCTGTTACCGGTGGCGGTGAAAAGGCTACTTTCCGCATCTCTGGCGGCTATGACCACGAGACCGGCTCGGTCATCGAACAGAAGCAGGATCGCTTCTCAACACGTGTGGCACTGGACTACTATGTCTCTGACCGTATCAAGATCTCTACGAACTTCGCGTTGACATATACTGACACGAAGCGTAACTATGACGACCTGCTGGCCATTGCCTATAAGAAGATGCCTAACATGGGCATCTACGAACAGTATCCTGTAGGCCACCCGATGCAGGGACAGGATACAAACAAATACTACACAATGCTGCAGTCGGGCAACTCTGTCTTCGATGGCGACCAGAAAGGCTATGTCAACCCTGTTGCCTCGGCTAAGCTGGCGAAGTTTGATGACCGCACCTACGACATAACCCCTGAGTTGGAAATGGAATATAATCTGCTCGGCATGGATGATGAGCACACACGACTGAAATGGAACGGACGTGTCTATATGAACATCTTCAATGAGTATGTGGATAAGTTCTATCCGAAGGAGCTGAAGACAGTGTCATGGAACAACGGCGTCAACGATGCTCACACTGCCAGTACGAAGAGTGTGGCTTTCAACACGAAGCAGACGCTGACCTTCATACCCCATTTCAGCAATAGGGATCATTCACTCATGGCGATGGGACGTTTTGAACTGACCAGCGGCTCGAGCAACGGACAGGGTACCGATGCCACGAAGCTGCCTTCAGGCGGCATCACCAACCCTGTGGGTGGCGGACGAGTGACGGGCATGAGCTCGAACTTCAGTGAGTGGCGCTCGATGTACTACACCTTCTCTACCCACTATGCATATAAGAGCCGTTACATGTTCGACTTCTCACTACGTGCTGACGGAACGACGAAGTTCGGTCCTGATCGTCAGTGGGGCTACTTCCCCGCTGTTTCGCTACGCTGGAACATCGTTGATGAGTCGTTCATGAAATGGGCAGATAAGTGGCTGTCGATGCTGTCTATCCGTCCATCATGGGGACGCGTGGGTAACCAGCCTAACCGTGACTACCTCTATGAGAGTATCTACAGCAGCGACACGAAATATATCAACATGGGTGCGATGAAGCCCGACAATATCCGTCTGACGAACCTCAGATGGGAGACAACCACCACATGGGACGTTGGTCTGGACCTCGGACTCTTCAATGACCGCATTAACCTGACAGCAGAGTGGTATCACTCTACACGCCGCGACATGCTCATGCCTGATGTGAGCATACCGTCAAGTGTCGGCTATTACACACTGGCTTATCGCAACGTAGGCTCGATGCGTAACATCGGTTGGGAGTTGAACCTCAATACCGACAAACTTATTAAGAAAGGAAAGTTCTTTGCTGACGTGAACTTCACATTCGGCAACAACAGCAACGAGATTATCGAACTGGACCAGACGGTGCTCAACTCACTGAACTCGGAGTTTCATTATGACAACCGTGAGGTGCTACAGCGTGTGCAGCTGCACAATCCGTTCGGTGCCATCTATGGCTTTCGCTTCAAAGGCGTTTACCAGTATCAGTTTGATACTTTCGTGAACATGACACCTGAGCAGCGCTTAGACTTCGTGAAGCAGGGACATACTGCTCCGTTCGTGCTCAGCGAGACAGGTGAGATAGTTGTTGACGAGGAGAACAAGCCCGTGCGTATGATGTATAACTACTCACATGACGGAACAGGTAAGAACTATGAGTTCCAGGGTGGTGACGCTATCTATGAGGACGTGAACCATGACGGACAGATTAACGCATTGGATATTGTCTATCTCGGCTCTTCACTGCCTAAGCTGACTGGTGGCTTCGGTGTTACTCTGAACTATGGTCGCTGGAAGCTGAACACACAGTTCAACTATCGCGTAGGTAACAAAATCCTGAACATGGCACGTCTCGATACAGAGGCAATGACCTCTAACAACAACCAAAGCAAGACCGTGAACTGGCGCTGGCGTAAGGAAGGCAACGAGACAAGCATTCCTCGTGCTATGTATGGTGCTTCGACCAACTATAACTCCCTCGTCAGCGACCGTTATGTAGAAGATGGATCGTTCATCCGATTGAACTACATGCAGCTCAGCTATAACTTCGATCCGAAGATCATCAAGAGGGTGCTGGGCATCAACCGACTGAGCATGTATGCCAGTGCCAACAACCTCTTCGTCATCACGAAATACAAGGGAGTGGACCCGGAAGTAGGATATGGAGGCTATGGTGCTGCCGTTGACGGCGGACAGACACCGAGAGCCAAGTCCTATACGTTGGGTGTGACGGTGGACTTCTAA
- a CDS encoding RagB/SusD family nutrient uptake outer membrane protein: MKRFLKLMKWLVAVLFFTLHSSLFTSCSDFLEIEPQELIVLDKYWDEEADVEAVIAGCYSKMQSQEVISRMMVWGEFRSDNIVGGKNFENDVQIANIFKENINASNTYAKWGDFYNIINRCNTIIKYAPQVAEKDPAYTQSKLNAHVAEAAALRDLMYFYLIRSFCNVPFTMEAYLDDNQDLELAATPFDEVLNKLIADLEEKQSWAVKRYPTSQTYYQRGRITQDAIHAMLCEMYLWKRDYANAVRYADMVIQAKKDEYKSSKKSLGSSMSLSGSDNLIDGFPLINDIATVGNMAGASFTDIFGLNNSSESIFELIYMKDDETMMANGAVSNFYGNASTFPGLVKPADFICTDINDGTFSVFLTEEDTRFYENFGKVDGQNNNYGIAKYVFSSASINLGKATLEGVHTTAYAEGKNRSNWIIYRLTDIMLLKAEALVEQAADGAVMVTTDGDLLYEAFKIVNAVNKRSNCSKTTKDIDATKYTTKSLMRELVLGERQRELMFEGKRWYDLVRRSQREGNTGFLSGTASRKGNGGGSGATSKLSRMEAIYWPYHIDELKVNSKLIQNPAFGSGENSSIVKN, translated from the coding sequence ATGAAAAGATTTTTGAAGTTGATGAAATGGCTCGTAGCAGTCTTATTCTTCACTCTTCATTCTTCACTCTTCACTTCCTGTAGTGACTTTCTGGAGATAGAGCCTCAGGAGCTCATCGTCCTTGACAAGTACTGGGATGAAGAGGCCGATGTGGAGGCCGTCATCGCTGGTTGCTACTCAAAGATGCAGTCACAAGAAGTCATCTCACGTATGATGGTGTGGGGTGAGTTCCGTTCCGACAATATTGTTGGTGGTAAGAACTTTGAGAATGATGTTCAGATAGCAAACATCTTTAAGGAGAATATCAACGCTAGCAACACCTATGCAAAGTGGGGTGATTTCTATAACATCATAAACCGGTGCAACACCATTATTAAATATGCACCGCAGGTAGCAGAGAAAGATCCAGCCTACACACAGAGCAAGCTCAATGCTCACGTCGCTGAGGCTGCAGCACTGCGCGACCTGATGTATTTCTACCTCATTCGTTCGTTCTGTAATGTGCCCTTTACGATGGAGGCCTATCTCGATGATAATCAGGACCTGGAACTGGCTGCCACACCGTTTGATGAAGTGTTAAACAAACTCATTGCTGATCTGGAGGAGAAACAATCATGGGCAGTAAAACGCTATCCGACTTCACAGACTTACTATCAGCGTGGACGCATTACTCAGGATGCAATACATGCTATGCTTTGTGAGATGTATCTCTGGAAGAGAGACTATGCCAATGCAGTGCGCTATGCAGACATGGTCATACAAGCAAAGAAGGATGAATATAAGAGTTCAAAGAAAAGTCTTGGCAGCTCAATGTCATTGTCGGGCAGCGATAACCTTATCGATGGCTTTCCACTCATCAATGACATTGCCACGGTGGGTAACATGGCTGGCGCTTCTTTCACTGATATCTTTGGACTCAACAATAGCAGTGAGAGCATCTTTGAACTCATATACATGAAAGACGACGAGACGATGATGGCCAATGGTGCCGTGAGTAACTTCTATGGAAACGCCTCTACGTTCCCCGGACTGGTGAAGCCTGCCGACTTCATCTGCACCGACATCAACGACGGTACATTCTCGGTGTTTCTTACTGAGGAAGACACCCGCTTCTATGAGAACTTCGGAAAGGTGGATGGACAGAACAATAACTATGGCATTGCCAAGTATGTGTTCTCCTCAGCTTCAATCAACCTGGGCAAAGCCACATTGGAGGGAGTACACACGACAGCCTATGCTGAAGGTAAGAACCGCTCAAATTGGATTATTTATCGTTTGACCGACATCATGCTTCTCAAGGCTGAGGCTCTCGTAGAACAAGCTGCCGATGGAGCCGTAATGGTAACAACTGACGGTGACCTGCTCTATGAAGCATTCAAGATTGTCAATGCAGTCAACAAACGTAGCAACTGCAGCAAGACGACGAAAGACATTGACGCTACGAAATATACCACCAAGTCACTCATGCGCGAGCTGGTGCTTGGCGAGCGTCAGCGCGAACTGATGTTCGAAGGTAAGCGTTGGTACGACTTGGTGCGCCGTTCTCAGCGCGAGGGTAACACTGGATTCCTCTCAGGCACAGCCTCACGAAAAGGCAATGGCGGTGGCTCGGGTGCTACCAGCAAGCTCTCCCGCATGGAAGCTATCTACTGGCCCTACCACATTGATGAACTGAAGGTGAACAGCAAACTAATTCAGAACCCTGCCTTCGGTAGCGGTGAGAATAGCTCGATAGTTAAAAATTAA